A single genomic interval of Asinibacterium sp. OR53 harbors:
- a CDS encoding alpha-L-fucosidase produces the protein MKSFTALLLCSLPFGLQAQLNKPATNYVTISSGELEKEIIYKAAHVTPSPRQLRWQKLELTAFFHFGVNTFTDKEWGDGKEDEKVFNPTALDAKQWVKTVKEAGFKQVIITAKHHDGFCLWPSKYTEHSVKQSPWKNGKGDVVKEVSDACRELNMGFGVYLSPWDRNSALYGTEAYNDYFVNQLTELLTQYGRVDEVWFDGANGEGPNGKKQVYDFNKWYELIRRLQPTATIAIMGPDVRWVGTETGRGREMEWSVIPADPNMMAKIAGDSQKDVAFAPTGDKRGNDLGSRDKIRNAHGLVWYPAETDVSIRPGWFYHTKEDSKVKTPQQLFDIYFSSVGRNGVLLLNIPPNREGRLSEYDVKNLQGFKQLMDRTFQQNLAKNAVIKCANGMNTHTMTDGKYETYFTTKGQDTTATIELTFPSAQTFNILSLQENIAVGQRIESFVLEYKEANEWKKITEGSTVGYKRLLRFNAVNAKQVRLRILSSRLNPTLSELGLYKGD, from the coding sequence ATGAAATCATTCACTGCGCTCTTGCTATGTTCTTTACCGTTCGGCTTACAAGCTCAACTCAATAAGCCGGCAACTAATTATGTGACCATCTCTTCCGGCGAATTGGAAAAAGAAATCATTTATAAGGCAGCCCATGTTACACCCAGTCCCAGGCAACTACGCTGGCAAAAACTCGAGCTGACTGCTTTCTTTCATTTTGGCGTCAACACTTTTACAGACAAGGAATGGGGTGATGGAAAAGAAGACGAGAAAGTGTTCAACCCAACCGCCCTCGATGCCAAACAATGGGTGAAAACAGTTAAAGAAGCCGGATTCAAGCAAGTGATCATCACAGCTAAACACCACGATGGTTTTTGTTTGTGGCCCAGTAAATACACAGAACATTCGGTTAAACAATCGCCCTGGAAAAACGGAAAGGGAGATGTGGTAAAAGAAGTATCCGATGCCTGCCGCGAATTGAACATGGGTTTCGGCGTTTACCTTTCTCCCTGGGACAGGAATTCGGCGCTCTATGGCACTGAAGCTTACAACGATTATTTTGTGAATCAACTGACAGAACTGTTAACGCAATATGGCCGCGTAGATGAAGTGTGGTTTGATGGCGCCAATGGAGAAGGCCCTAATGGAAAGAAACAGGTGTATGATTTCAACAAGTGGTACGAACTGATCCGCCGCCTGCAACCCACCGCTACCATTGCCATCATGGGACCCGATGTAAGATGGGTAGGCACTGAAACCGGAAGGGGACGTGAAATGGAATGGAGCGTGATACCCGCCGATCCGAATATGATGGCGAAAATTGCCGGTGACTCGCAGAAAGATGTTGCATTTGCACCAACAGGAGATAAGAGGGGAAATGACCTGGGCAGTCGCGATAAAATAAGAAATGCCCATGGATTGGTATGGTATCCTGCCGAAACAGATGTCTCTATAAGACCAGGTTGGTTTTATCATACTAAAGAAGACAGCAAAGTGAAAACCCCGCAACAGCTATTCGATATTTATTTCAGCTCGGTGGGGCGCAACGGTGTGTTATTGCTGAACATACCACCTAATAGGGAAGGACGGCTTTCGGAGTATGATGTGAAAAATTTGCAGGGATTCAAACAGTTGATGGATCGCACTTTTCAGCAGAACCTGGCTAAAAATGCAGTGATCAAATGCGCGAATGGGATGAACACCCATACCATGACAGACGGAAAATATGAAACCTATTTCACTACGAAAGGACAAGATACCACTGCTACTATCGAATTGACATTTCCATCAGCCCAAACCTTCAATATTTTGTCACTACAGGAGAATATTGCTGTAGGGCAGCGTATAGAAAGTTTTGTGTTGGAATATAAAGAAGCCAACGAGTGGAAAAAGATCACAGAAGGCAGCACGGTAGGATACAAGCGATTACTGCGTTTTAATGCGGTGAATGCAAAACAGGTGAGGCTGCGCATACTGTCATCACGGCTGAATCCAACACTCTCCGAGCTAGGATTGTATAAAGGCGATTAA
- a CDS encoding SusC/RagA family TonB-linked outer membrane protein, with the protein MPKQLRSVLTRWLDFSYRKLNLLLICFTLTSVQLSADAADSHLHYLPVQIGTLNGKVTDSKNQPLEGVSVTIRGTKKGVTTNAQGAFVLKNVDEHAILVFSYTGFVNKEIPLRGNAGNLIVMMEEQSLQLNDVVVIGYGTQTKKDLTGAVAQVKATQLENENPRSVQDLLRGNAPGLDVGFDASTKGSNASLTVRGRGSLTAQSPPVIVLDGVIFGGGMEDINPNDIATIDILKDASSAAVYGARSANGVILITTKRGSSKSHKPTITFNDNIGINVLEQKPHLLDGNEMINFRQDYEAAAKYWFLPGLAPTVGGVKFDTASTPGIQYYYKDPRTNPGGLSTAQWMGLRPGSAGDPVVEWLNRNEFKPIEISNIMAGKMLNWENLIYNKNALQHDHTVSMSGRKEDFNYYLSLGYLSNQGLTVGDQYKVFRTRVNLEGQATKFLTVGLNLQYSNRDESSVPVSMSDVQQTTPWGSYYADDGVTLRLSPNDDPGNNTHPFMEQAYTDRMKKFDNFFGSVYAKGKLPWGFSYQVNFTPRLENYRFFNFRSPLNPTIAARNGVAIRQSQTIYQWQLDNVIKWYHQFGKHTFDATFLINAEKFQSWGDSTNAENFSPNSNLSYHNLGGAAILNTVTKDEYATGDALMGRLAYNYDQRYFLTGTVRRDGYSAFGQQNPRATFYSFGASWALSQERFMRRFDKWLDYAKLRVSYGENGNREIGRYASIAQLNASKYVYITPSGTVYDVATLSTGNMANSNLKWERNASVNLGIDYSILRGRISGSFDYYQRNTKDLLVSRSLPSVTGFSNVISNLGEVQNTGFEMSVSSLNLDRRNFTWRSTFSFWLNRNKIVHLYGPVPVVDASGKTTYVEKDDLKNGWYIGKDINTVYDYRILGVWQVADAATAASYGYKPGDFRLQDTNGDGKYTIDDKQFIGSTTPDFSWNLRNEFRVFRNFDVSLTLYSKIGQLSQLNEAKNVDKFYNRSNFYLRPYWTPTNPINDYAAINSNAAGAVSWNVYRKSSFIRISNVSVAYSLPSELAHRYKMEAVKMYLNVVNPYVYSSWNYFDPENKGITPITFNFGLNVTL; encoded by the coding sequence ATGCCAAAACAACTCAGGTCAGTCCTGACCCGGTGGCTTGACTTCAGCTACCGCAAACTGAATCTACTGCTTATTTGCTTTACCCTGACAAGCGTCCAACTCAGCGCTGATGCTGCTGATTCCCATTTACATTACCTGCCGGTCCAGATCGGAACACTGAATGGTAAGGTAACCGACAGTAAAAATCAACCCCTGGAAGGTGTGAGTGTGACCATCAGAGGCACAAAAAAAGGGGTCACTACCAATGCACAGGGGGCGTTTGTGTTGAAGAATGTAGACGAACACGCTATCCTGGTATTCAGTTATACCGGGTTCGTTAACAAGGAAATACCACTCCGTGGGAATGCAGGTAACCTGATAGTAATGATGGAGGAGCAGTCACTGCAATTAAATGATGTAGTGGTGATTGGTTATGGTACCCAAACTAAAAAAGACTTAACAGGTGCTGTAGCACAAGTGAAAGCTACACAATTAGAAAATGAAAATCCACGTTCGGTGCAGGACTTGCTCCGTGGAAATGCGCCCGGCCTGGATGTAGGATTTGATGCCAGTACTAAAGGAAGCAATGCAAGTCTTACTGTAAGAGGAAGGGGATCACTAACTGCACAGTCGCCTCCGGTAATTGTATTAGATGGAGTGATTTTCGGTGGAGGTATGGAAGATATCAATCCTAATGACATCGCTACCATCGACATCCTGAAAGATGCCAGCTCGGCTGCTGTATACGGAGCCCGCTCTGCTAATGGCGTGATTCTTATCACAACCAAAAGAGGCAGTAGCAAGAGCCATAAGCCCACCATTACTTTCAACGATAATATTGGCATCAATGTGCTGGAGCAAAAACCCCACCTGCTCGACGGTAATGAAATGATCAATTTCAGACAAGATTATGAAGCAGCCGCTAAATATTGGTTCCTGCCTGGTTTGGCACCTACTGTAGGTGGTGTCAAATTCGATACGGCTTCTACTCCTGGTATACAATATTATTATAAGGATCCACGCACCAATCCGGGTGGTTTGTCTACAGCACAATGGATGGGCCTGCGGCCGGGCAGTGCCGGAGATCCGGTGGTGGAATGGCTGAACAGGAATGAGTTCAAGCCTATAGAGATCAGTAATATCATGGCCGGTAAAATGCTTAACTGGGAAAACCTGATCTATAATAAAAACGCTTTGCAGCACGATCATACCGTGAGTATGTCGGGCAGGAAAGAAGATTTCAATTATTATCTATCGCTGGGCTATCTCAGCAACCAGGGATTGACCGTGGGAGATCAATACAAGGTTTTCAGGACCAGGGTGAACCTGGAGGGACAAGCCACTAAATTCCTGACAGTTGGATTGAACTTACAATATAGTAACAGGGATGAGAGCTCAGTACCTGTTTCCATGTCAGACGTGCAACAAACTACTCCATGGGGTTCATACTATGCAGATGATGGTGTTACACTTCGATTGAGTCCTAATGATGATCCGGGAAATAATACGCACCCATTTATGGAGCAGGCTTATACAGACCGGATGAAAAAGTTTGATAACTTTTTCGGTTCGGTATATGCAAAAGGAAAACTGCCATGGGGATTCTCTTACCAGGTGAATTTCACACCAAGACTGGAGAATTACCGGTTCTTTAATTTCCGTTCGCCGCTTAACCCTACCATTGCAGCAAGGAATGGCGTTGCTATCAGGCAAAGCCAAACAATTTATCAATGGCAGTTGGATAATGTGATCAAATGGTATCATCAATTTGGTAAACATACCTTCGATGCTACTTTCCTGATCAATGCTGAGAAATTCCAATCATGGGGCGACTCCACCAATGCAGAGAACTTTTCGCCTAACTCCAACCTGAGCTATCATAACCTGGGTGGAGCTGCTATTTTAAATACCGTTACCAAAGACGAGTATGCTACAGGTGATGCCCTGATGGGACGACTCGCGTATAATTACGATCAGCGTTATTTCTTAACGGGTACTGTTAGAAGGGATGGATATTCTGCATTTGGACAACAGAACCCAAGGGCTACTTTTTATTCATTTGGTGCATCATGGGCATTGAGTCAAGAGCGATTCATGCGCCGGTTTGATAAATGGCTGGATTACGCGAAACTGAGGGTCTCTTACGGAGAGAATGGTAACCGTGAAATAGGCCGCTATGCTTCGATAGCACAACTCAATGCCAGCAAATATGTATACATAACTCCTTCCGGAACTGTATATGATGTGGCAACGTTATCTACCGGCAATATGGCCAACTCCAATTTGAAATGGGAGCGGAACGCTTCTGTCAATCTGGGTATTGATTATTCCATTCTTCGTGGAAGGATCAGCGGTTCTTTTGATTATTACCAGCGAAACACCAAGGATTTGCTGGTAAGCCGTTCGCTGCCCAGTGTAACCGGGTTTAGCAATGTAATTTCTAACCTGGGTGAAGTACAGAACACCGGTTTTGAAATGAGTGTGAGTTCGCTCAACCTCGATCGAAGGAATTTTACCTGGAGAAGTACGTTCAGTTTCTGGCTCAACAGGAATAAGATCGTACACCTGTATGGTCCTGTTCCGGTTGTAGATGCAAGTGGTAAGACTACTTATGTAGAGAAAGACGATCTCAAAAACGGCTGGTATATCGGCAAAGACATCAATACCGTATATGATTACAGGATATTGGGTGTTTGGCAGGTAGCCGATGCGGCAACTGCTGCTTCTTATGGATACAAGCCCGGTGATTTCAGGTTGCAGGACACCAATGGTGATGGTAAGTACACTATAGACGATAAGCAATTTATTGGCTCTACAACACCTGACTTTTCATGGAACCTTCGAAACGAATTCAGGGTCTTCCGCAACTTTGATGTTTCGTTGACACTGTACTCAAAGATTGGGCAGCTTTCTCAGTTAAATGAAGCTAAGAACGTTGATAAGTTCTATAACAGGTCTAACTTCTACCTGCGTCCTTACTGGACCCCTACCAATCCTATCAACGATTATGCAGCGATCAACTCCAATGCAGCTGGTGCTGTTTCATGGAATGTGTACAGGAAGTCTTCCTTCATAAGGATCAGTAACGTGAGCGTTGCGTATAGCTTGCCATCTGAACTGGCCCACAGGTATAAAATGGAAGCCGTGAAAATGTATCTTAATGTAGTGAACCCCTATGTATACTCTTCCTGGAATTATTTTGATCCGGAAAACAAGGGCATCACTCCCATCACATTCAATTTCGGCCTAAATGTTACCCTGTAG
- a CDS encoding RagB/SusD family nutrient uptake outer membrane protein — protein MKTNNINKRILYCLAMVLVISAGCKKDFLEPKPLSFYSPDNSMVDIPGFNAALAACAKNLRDEYYGDGAPIISENIFSEVAVEGTTDKTGPAQNMDILIKPDAQLNHVDYNRIGWYWTQEYIGIRLANTVISRVGGVKTIPDSAKNIILGKAYFFRSFDYYRLVNQFGDVPCPMKELTGPKVDFATVKREVILARMKQDLEFAVKYVPWITDKGDVNRGAVYHLLTKVNLALGLFDDAIASANAVINSGYFRLMTSRFGVDAGVATKNVTWDLHRPENKSLPTNTEGLFLVTDRFGDVGAYSGGMSIMRQAVPWYGGGQIITPDQKNGVATTQGVEIDNFSYYGRGIGRCRLTPYSTVYIWDDVNDLRHDSTSGNWMYMENLRYNDPALKKANNPYYGQRLRLYNGNSLLVKNGDTIRYWYPWPHYKLFVADQENNPMRGGHSDWYVFRLAETYLLRAEAYLWKGDAASATADINTIRTRAKCAPYTSAQVNLGTVLDERARELYWEEPRKTELTRMAYIFAKTGTPYNGKTYTSASFSTANFFYDRVLEKNDFYRKNIATVHSDIYKMSPYHILWPVPQDAINANTNGRINQNQGYTGFELNVPPLDKIPE, from the coding sequence ATGAAAACGAACAATATCAATAAACGAATACTTTACTGCCTGGCAATGGTACTGGTGATCAGCGCAGGTTGTAAAAAAGATTTCCTGGAACCGAAGCCCCTGTCTTTCTATTCACCGGATAATTCAATGGTGGATATTCCCGGCTTCAATGCAGCGCTGGCGGCATGTGCAAAGAACCTGCGCGATGAATATTATGGTGATGGTGCGCCCATCATATCTGAAAATATTTTTTCGGAAGTGGCGGTAGAAGGTACTACAGACAAAACCGGGCCGGCACAGAACATGGACATCCTTATCAAACCCGATGCGCAGTTGAACCACGTAGACTATAACCGGATTGGTTGGTACTGGACACAGGAATATATAGGTATACGCCTTGCTAATACAGTGATTTCCAGGGTTGGCGGTGTGAAAACGATACCCGATTCTGCCAAGAACATCATCCTGGGTAAAGCTTATTTCTTCCGGTCTTTTGATTATTACCGCCTGGTAAATCAGTTTGGCGATGTACCCTGTCCGATGAAAGAATTGACAGGCCCCAAGGTAGATTTCGCTACTGTAAAAAGAGAAGTGATTCTTGCAAGAATGAAGCAGGACTTGGAGTTCGCTGTTAAATATGTTCCCTGGATCACCGATAAAGGCGATGTGAACCGCGGAGCTGTTTATCACCTGCTTACCAAAGTGAATCTCGCATTAGGCTTGTTCGATGATGCGATTGCCAGTGCCAATGCGGTGATCAACAGCGGTTATTTCAGATTAATGACATCACGCTTTGGCGTTGATGCAGGAGTTGCCACCAAAAATGTAACCTGGGATCTGCACAGACCCGAAAACAAATCATTGCCCACAAATACCGAAGGCTTGTTCCTGGTAACAGACCGTTTTGGTGATGTAGGTGCTTATTCCGGTGGTATGTCAATCATGCGGCAGGCAGTACCCTGGTATGGAGGCGGACAAATCATCACCCCGGATCAGAAGAATGGAGTAGCAACAACACAAGGTGTTGAAATAGACAATTTCTCCTATTACGGAAGAGGTATCGGCCGTTGTCGCCTGACTCCTTATAGTACGGTGTACATATGGGATGATGTGAATGACCTCAGGCATGACTCTACTTCGGGTAACTGGATGTACATGGAAAACTTGCGTTACAATGATCCTGCGCTGAAAAAAGCCAACAATCCTTATTACGGACAGCGCTTACGTTTGTATAATGGCAACAGTCTGTTGGTGAAAAATGGCGATACCATTCGCTACTGGTACCCCTGGCCGCATTATAAGTTGTTTGTGGCCGACCAGGAGAACAACCCTATGAGGGGTGGCCACTCCGATTGGTATGTATTCAGGTTGGCTGAAACATATTTGCTCCGCGCCGAAGCTTATTTGTGGAAGGGCGATGCAGCCAGCGCTACAGCCGATATCAATACAATCAGAACCCGTGCCAAATGCGCCCCTTATACATCGGCGCAAGTGAACCTGGGTACCGTGCTCGATGAACGTGCACGTGAATTGTACTGGGAAGAGCCACGCAAGACAGAGCTCACCAGGATGGCTTATATTTTTGCTAAAACAGGTACGCCCTATAATGGCAAGACCTATACTTCGGCCAGTTTCTCTACAGCTAATTTCTTTTATGACCGCGTACTGGAGAAAAACGATTTCTATCGCAAGAACATCGCCACCGTTCACAGCGATATCTATAAGATGAGCCCTTATCACATATTGTGGCCCGTTCCACAGGATGCTATCAATGCCAATACCAATGGCCGCATCAACCAGAACCAGGGCTATACGGGATTTGAATTGAACGTTCCACCTCTAGACAAAATACCGGAATAA